The genomic segment CTATCCGCAAGCCGAAGTTTCGGTCCGCGAAAGCGAGACCTATGAATTGATCCTCGCCTTGCGGGAGGGCCGGATCGATGCGGCCTTCCTGCACATTTCAACCGATCGCTATGCGGACCTGGAGAGCCACGTCCTTTCCCGCGAAGAGATGATGGCGGTGGTGCCGATCGACCATCCGTTGACGCAGTATCGCAAGCCCCTGGACTGGCCACGCCTGCTGGAAGAGGACTTCGTCATCTACCGACGCACCGACGGGCCCGGCATTTTCGATGGTATTCTCGAGACCGTCGCGGCATTCGGCGGCCAGATGAAGATCGTCGGTGAAGTGAGCCGACTGATCGGCGCCATCAATCTCGTCGCGGCGGGACGCGGCATTTCGATCGTTCCCGTGACCATGCGCGCGTTGCATCCTGAAACGGTGGCCTATCTGCCGCTCGCCGCCGGCGTGCTGCAGCCCCTGCCGTTCTATATGGCCCACAAGAAGCAGCTGGACCTTGCGATCATCGCCAACTTCGTCGCGCAAACCCTGGCCATCTCATCGCAAACCGATGGCGCTTAACCGCGTTCGGTTAAGCCAGCGCCTTACCATAGATGCGATAGGTCTTGGCCGGCGGACCAGCGGCAAGCTCCGCCAGCGCCTTCATCGGCCGATTGACGTCGAGCACCCAGGAGAACTCGACCCAATCCATCGGATGGTCCCGCTCTTCCTGGAGGAAATCCGATGTCAGCAGAGCCAGCATGGCCGCAGCCATCGGCGTGCCTTGCACTTCGCGCCGCAATCCCATCAAGGGAATGCGCGCCGACCGCCCCTGCTCCCGCCACAACCACCAGGCCAGTTTCGCCCAGTTGAACGGCAACAGGCGCCCATCGAAGGACGCTGTCGCTTCGTTGATGTTGGGCAAAGCGATCATCACGCCAACCGCTTTGCCTTTGTACATAACCATACGGCCGTACTTGGAGCGAAAGAACAGCTTCATCTCACCGATCATCGCATCGATCTCGGCGTCGCTGAACGGCACGAAGCCCCAATTGTCGTGCCAGGCATCATTGAAAATATCGATCAGCGTCAGCACTTCCTGGCGGAAATTCTTGGTGTCGATCGGGCGCACGCTAACGTCGGGGGATTTCTTCGCCATGGCCGCCAGGCGCAACAGCCGATCGGGCATTTTTGACGGCTCAAAACGATAGGCGTGCGTGTCCATACTCTTGGTCAAGCCGGCCTTCTCCAAGAGACCGGGCATCCAGGCGGTGGCGTGGGTCATCATGATGGCGGGCGGCGAATCAAAGCCCGCGATCAGCAGCCCGCACTCCTGGTTGATGGAAAAATTGAACGGCCCTTCCATGCGCTGCATGCCACGCGCCTTCAGCCAGTCACCGGCCGTTGCGACCAGCGCATCCGTCGCTTCCTGATCATCCAGGCAATCGAAGAACCCAAAATGGCCGGTGGCATTGGGGTGGCTTTCGAGATAGCGGCGATTGACCTGGGCGGTGATGCGCCCGACCGGCGTCGCGCCACGATAAGCGACGAAGAGCTGCACGTCCGAGAAGGCGAAGAACGGATTGGTTTTTGGCGTGATACGCTGCTTTTCGATGAAGTGCAGCGGCGCCACCCAGGCCGGATCGTCGCGGTAGATGGTATGCGGCAGCATCAGCCAGTCATTGCGTTGCGTCGGAGTCGTGACCGCAATCACACGCACCGGATCAGCCATCGTCATAGGGATAGTCCTTTACCAAACATCCTTGGCGCGAAAGCGCATCAGGATGAAATCCACCGCCCGTGTAGGCAGCAATCGCGCCAAACCGATGGCAAAGCGAAACTGCCAGGGAAAAATCAATTCCCCTTTTCCCGCCGCGATCGCTGACTGAATGACGCGTGCTGCTTTTTCGGCACTCCACAGAAATGGACGGTGGAATGGCAAGGAGGCACTCATGGCCGTTTCGACATAGCCGGGGCTGACCACCGTGACTCGAATGCCACGCGGCTTGAGCAAGCGGCGCAGCGCCTCGCCATAGGTGGTCGCCGCGGCTTTCGAAGCCGAATAAGACGGCGAATCCGGCAGACCGAGAAAGCCTGCCACCGAGCTGATGATGGCGATCGCCCCTGTGCCACGGGCGATAAAGCGCGGCAGCAGCGGTGTCAGCGTATTGACCACGCCGATGCTGTTGACCTCGATCACCTGTCGCGCCACGGCGCCCGGCTCTGCCTGATCCTTGGTCAAGGTGCCGGCGCCACCGATGCCGGCATTGGCGATGAGGAGATCGACGGGACGCTCATCGTCGATGCTTTCGAGCCAGCGTTGCAGCGCATCGGCCTCCGTCACATCGCAGATGCCGATCGCCACTTCCGCGCCGGCGGCGCGACAAGCACTGGCTGTGACTTCCAAACGAGCAACATTGCGGCCGCAGAGGCTCAGCCGCGTGCCGCTTTGCGCATAAGCCTGCGCCAGGGCAGCACCAATACCGCCGCCAGCTCCGGTGATCACGACGTGGCGGAACGGCATGGAGCTCAAGCCCTAAGCCTGTGCGCGGGCGAAGGCGAGCGAGACATTGAGACCGCCAAAGGCAAAGGAATTGGACAAGGCCATCTCGATGTCGCGACGGCGCGGTTCGTTCGGCGTCGCATCGACGTCGCATTCGGGATCGGCCGAGACGAAATTGACCGTCGGAGGAATCAATCCGGTCTGCAGCGCAGCGATCGTCGCCATGGCTTCCAGGGCACCGGACGCACCCATGGCATGGC from the Beijerinckia sp. 28-YEA-48 genome contains:
- a CDS encoding SDR family NAD(P)-dependent oxidoreductase, whose amino-acid sequence is MPFRHVVITGAGGGIGAALAQAYAQSGTRLSLCGRNVARLEVTASACRAAGAEVAIGICDVTEADALQRWLESIDDERPVDLLIANAGIGGAGTLTKDQAEPGAVARQVIEVNSIGVVNTLTPLLPRFIARGTGAIAIISSVAGFLGLPDSPSYSASKAAATTYGEALRRLLKPRGIRVTVVSPGYVETAMSASLPFHRPFLWSAEKAARVIQSAIAAGKGELIFPWQFRFAIGLARLLPTRAVDFILMRFRAKDVW
- a CDS encoding LysR family transcriptional regulator, whose amino-acid sequence is MDLRHLRYFVAVAEEGSMTRAAERLGIQQPPLGQQIRNLEEELGVQLFDRRPRQIALSATGAFFVEEARAVLRHAAEAAQRVRRFDRGEIGHLNIGLTSSASLHPMTPKILRGFHQTYPQAEVSVRESETYELILALREGRIDAAFLHISTDRYADLESHVLSREEMMAVVPIDHPLTQYRKPLDWPRLLEEDFVIYRRTDGPGIFDGILETVAAFGGQMKIVGEVSRLIGAINLVAAGRGISIVPVTMRALHPETVAYLPLAAGVLQPLPFYMAHKKQLDLAIIANFVAQTLAISSQTDGA